The proteins below come from a single Drosophila miranda strain MSH22 chromosome Y unlocalized genomic scaffold, D.miranda_PacBio2.1 Contig_Y1_pilon, whole genome shotgun sequence genomic window:
- the LOC117191814 gene encoding kinesin-like protein Klp59C isoform X1, with protein sequence MDLLSITQKVLIRRTDGRVQLAGIIKLDGGTNSSVTVEWPEGDCTRGKEITLSQIIEMNPEIFAVQRRDNVAGMASIPPRASTLSASKMVNTLMQRLPAGNAPCPLRRLKVGSAAPRQRSPCRQERHQQRDVLGGSDRCDSNWDTARMIRFYRMQMESRPLENMGFPGPLKRHGIVVCVRKRPLNRKELAERELDVISMPRADMLVAHAPRRHVNLVRFLENHNFRFDYTFDEACSNATVYNYTARPLIRHIFDGGMATCFAYGQTGSGKTHTMGGEFTGKQQNVMDGIYAMAATDVFSTLAEPANAGLGLRVTCSFFEIYGSRIYDLLTPGRAQLRVLEDSHQQVQVVGLTERPARCTTDVLSLLEQGNCARTSGHTSANCKSSRSHAIFQIVLRSANTYRLHGKLSLIDLAGNERGADNSSADRRTRLEGAEINKSLLVLKECIRALGRQAGHIPFRGCKLTQVLRDSFIGKKVKTCMIATISPGLRCVEHTLNTLRYADRVKELTAQTVSPKRFCRSTSVVAAPSVSGSSLVETNSLPDIISPTQASQSLTNLQWFVSSTSLPVVENHSNRTTRTRRSSDMDTLTYCSNPHENRIPEREQFNPPNLHKPVLQMCPRHSEVSSRHSEMNSRHSEVNSRQSEMNSRHSEVNSRHSVVNSRSTEGNSRHTEGNSRNTEVNSRNTEGNPRNSEVFQDASLLLSKALDLVKRSRENEF encoded by the coding sequence ATGGATCTGCTCTCGATAACGCAGAAGGTGCTCATACGCCGCACGGATGGACGGGTCCAGCTGGCGGGTATCATCAAGCTGGATGGCGGCACCAATAGCTCCGTGACCGTGGAATGGCCCGAGGGCGATTGCACGCGTGGCAAGGAGATTACGCTGTCCCAGATCATTGAAATGAATCCGGAAATTTTCGCGGTACAGCGAAGAGATAACGTGGCAGGAATGGCCTCCATTCCACCCAGAGCCTCCACACTGAGCGCCAGTAAAATGGTGAACACCCTGATGCAACGTCTGCCGGCTGGCAATGCACCCTGCCCATTGCGGCGCCTGAAGGTGGGCAGTGCCGCGCCCAGGCAGCGGTCGCCCTGCCGGCAGGAGCGGCATCAGCAGAGGGACGTTCTCGGTGGATCTGATCGGTGCGACTCCAACTGGGACACTGCCAGGATGATCCGCTTTTATCGGATGCAGATGGAGAGCCGACCGCTGGAGAACATGGGCTTTCCGGGCCCCCTGAAGAGGCACGGTattgtggtgtgtgtgcggaaGCGCCCCCTCAACCGGAAGGAGCTGGCCGAGCGCGAGCTGGACGTGATCAGCATGCCCCGGGCGGACATGCTGGTGGCGCACGCGCCGCGCCGGCACGTGAACCTTGTGCGATTCCTTGAGAACCACAACTTTCGCTTCGACTATACCTTCGACGAGGCCTGCTCGAACGCCACCGTCTACAATTATACTGCCCGTCCCCTGATCCGGCACATATTTGATGGCGGAATGGCCACGTGCTTCGCTTATGGGCAGACCGGGAGCGGCAAAACCCACACAATGGGAGGAGAATTCACCGGAAAGCAGCAGAACGTGATGGACGGCATCTATGCGATGGCGGCCACCGATGTCTTCAGCACTTTGGCGGAGCCGGCGAACGCCGGCCTGGGACTGAGGGTGACCTGCAGCTTTTTCGAGATCTACGGATCGCGGATCTACGACCTCTTGACTCCGGGCAGAGCGCAGTTGCGCGTCCTCGAGGATAGCCACCAGCAGGTCCAGGTGGTGGGTCTCACCGAAAGGCCAGCGCGCTGCACCACCGATGTCCTGTCACTCCTGGAGCAGGGCAACTGTGCCCGCACCTCAGGCCATACCTCGGCCAACTGCAAGTCTTCCCGCTCCCATGCCATTTTCCAGATTGTTCTGCGATCCGCGAACACGTACCGTCTCCATGGAAAGCTCTCGCTGATCGATCTGGCCGGAAACGAGCGGGGGGCGGACAACTCCAGTGCGGATCGAAGGACACGCCTGGAAGGCGCCGAGATCAACAAGTCCCTGCTGGTACTGAAGGAGTGCATCCGGGCTCTGGGTCGCCAAGCGGGCCACATTCCATTCCGCGGCTGCAAGCTCACCCAGGTGCTGCGCGACTCCTTCATCGGAAAGAAGGTTAAGACCTGCATGATAGCGACGATCTCGCCGGGTCTGCGCTGCGTGGAGCACACACTGAACACCCTCCGATATGCGGATCGCGTCAAGGAGCTTACGGCACAGACTGTGTCCCCAAAGCGTTTCTGTCGGTCCACTTCCGTGGTGGCAGCCCCGTCCGTATCGGGAAGCAGCCTGGTTGAAACCAATTCCCTTCCGGATATCATCAGTCCAACCCAGGCTTCACAATCCCTGACCAATTTGCAATGGTTCGTCTCCTCGACATCCCTACCGGTCGTGGAAAACCACTCGAACAGAACGACCAGAACCCGTCGATCTTCGGATATGGACACTCTGACCTACTGCTCAAATCCACACGAGAACAGAATCCCCGAACGGGAGCAGTTTAATCCTCCCAATTTACATAAACCCGTACTGCAGATGTGCCCACGGCATTCGGAGGTGAGCTCAAGGCATTCGGAGATGAACTCAAGGCATTCGGAGGTGAATTCACGGCAATCGGAGATGAACTCAAGGCATTCGGAGGTGAACTCACGGCATTCGGTGGTGAACTCACGGAGCACGGAGGGGAACTCACGACACACGGAGGGGAACTCACGAAACACGGAGGTGAACTCACGGAACACGGAGGGGAACCCACGAAACTCGGAGGTGTTCCAAGATGcctcgctgctgctgtccaAAGCCTTGGACCTTGTAAAAAGATCCCGTGAGAACGAGTTCTAA
- the LOC117191814 gene encoding kinesin-like protein Klp59C isoform X2, translating into MDLLSITQKVLIRRTDGRVQLAGIIKLDGGTNSSVTVEWPEGDCTRGKEITLSQIIEMNPEIFAVQRRDNVAGMASIPPRASTLSASKMVNTLMQRLPAGNAPCPLRRLKVGSAAPRQRSPCRQERHQQRDVLGGSDRCDSNWDTARMIRFYRMQMESRPLENMGFPGPLKRHGIVVCVRKRPLNRKELAERELDVISMPRADMLVAHAPRRHVNLVRFLENHNFRFDYTFDEACSNATVYNYTARPLIRHIFDGGMATCFAYGQTGSGKTHTMGGEFTGKQQNVMDGIYAMAATDVFSTLAEPANAGLGLRVTCSFFEIYGSRIYDLLTPGRAQLRVLEDSHQQVQVVGLTERPARCTTDVLSLLEQGNCARTSGHTSANCKSSRSHAIFQIVLRSANTYRLHGKLSLIDLAGNERGADNSSADRRTRLEGAEINKSLLVLKECIRALGRQAGHIPFRGCKLTQVLRDSFIGKKVKTCMIATISPGLRCVEHTLNTLRYADRVKELTAQTVSPKRFCRSTSVVAAPSVSGSSLVETNSLPDIISPTQASQSLTNLQWFVSSTSLPVVENHSNRTTRTRRSSDMDTLTYCSNPHENRIPEREQFNPPNLHKPVLQMCPRHSEVSSRHSEMNSRHSEVNSRQSEMNSRHSEVNSRHSVVNSRSTEGNSRHTEGNSRNTEVFQDASLLLSKALDLVKRSRENEF; encoded by the exons ATGGATCTGCTCTCGATAACGCAGAAGGTGCTCATACGCCGCACGGATGGACGGGTCCAGCTGGCGGGTATCATCAAGCTGGATGGCGGCACCAATAGCTCCGTGACCGTGGAATGGCCCGAGGGCGATTGCACGCGTGGCAAGGAGATTACGCTGTCCCAGATCATTGAAATGAATCCGGAAATTTTCGCGGTACAGCGAAGAGATAACGTGGCAGGAATGGCCTCCATTCCACCCAGAGCCTCCACACTGAGCGCCAGTAAAATGGTGAACACCCTGATGCAACGTCTGCCGGCTGGCAATGCACCCTGCCCATTGCGGCGCCTGAAGGTGGGCAGTGCCGCGCCCAGGCAGCGGTCGCCCTGCCGGCAGGAGCGGCATCAGCAGAGGGACGTTCTCGGTGGATCTGATCGGTGCGACTCCAACTGGGACACTGCCAGGATGATCCGCTTTTATCGGATGCAGATGGAGAGCCGACCGCTGGAGAACATGGGCTTTCCGGGCCCCCTGAAGAGGCACGGTattgtggtgtgtgtgcggaaGCGCCCCCTCAACCGGAAGGAGCTGGCCGAGCGCGAGCTGGACGTGATCAGCATGCCCCGGGCGGACATGCTGGTGGCGCACGCGCCGCGCCGGCACGTGAACCTTGTGCGATTCCTTGAGAACCACAACTTTCGCTTCGACTATACCTTCGACGAGGCCTGCTCGAACGCCACCGTCTACAATTATACTGCCCGTCCCCTGATCCGGCACATATTTGATGGCGGAATGGCCACGTGCTTCGCTTATGGGCAGACCGGGAGCGGCAAAACCCACACAATGGGAGGAGAATTCACCGGAAAGCAGCAGAACGTGATGGACGGCATCTATGCGATGGCGGCCACCGATGTCTTCAGCACTTTGGCGGAGCCGGCGAACGCCGGCCTGGGACTGAGGGTGACCTGCAGCTTTTTCGAGATCTACGGATCGCGGATCTACGACCTCTTGACTCCGGGCAGAGCGCAGTTGCGCGTCCTCGAGGATAGCCACCAGCAGGTCCAGGTGGTGGGTCTCACCGAAAGGCCAGCGCGCTGCACCACCGATGTCCTGTCACTCCTGGAGCAGGGCAACTGTGCCCGCACCTCAGGCCATACCTCGGCCAACTGCAAGTCTTCCCGCTCCCATGCCATTTTCCAGATTGTTCTGCGATCCGCGAACACGTACCGTCTCCATGGAAAGCTCTCGCTGATCGATCTGGCCGGAAACGAGCGGGGGGCGGACAACTCCAGTGCGGATCGAAGGACACGCCTGGAAGGCGCCGAGATCAACAAGTCCCTGCTGGTACTGAAGGAGTGCATCCGGGCTCTGGGTCGCCAAGCGGGCCACATTCCATTCCGCGGCTGCAAGCTCACCCAGGTGCTGCGCGACTCCTTCATCGGAAAGAAGGTTAAGACCTGCATGATAGCGACGATCTCGCCGGGTCTGCGCTGCGTGGAGCACACACTGAACACCCTCCGATATGCGGATCGCGTCAAGGAGCTTACGGCACAGACTGTGTCCCCAAAGCGTTTCTGTCGGTCCACTTCCGTGGTGGCAGCCCCGTCCGTATCGGGAAGCAGCCTGGTTGAAACCAATTCCCTTCCGGATATCATCAGTCCAACCCAGGCTTCACAATCCCTGACCAATTTGCAATGGTTCGTCTCCTCGACATCCCTACCGGTCGTGGAAAACCACTCGAACAGAACGACCAGAACCCGTCGATCTTCGGATATGGACACTCTGACCTACTGCTCAAATCCACACGAGAACAGAATCCCCGAACGGGAGCAGTTTAATCCTCCCAATTTACATAAACCCGTACTGCAGATGTGCCCACGGCATTCGGAGGTGAGCTCAAGGCATTCGGAGATGAACTCAAGGCATTCGGAGGTGAATTCACGGCAATCGGAGATGAACTCAAGGCATTCGGAGGTGAACTCACGGCATTCGGTGGTGAACTCACGGAGCACGGAGGGGAACTCACGACACACGGAGGGGAACTCACGAAACACGGAG GTGTTCCAAGATGcctcgctgctgctgtccaAAGCCTTGGACCTTGTAAAAAGATCCCGTGAGAACGAGTTCTAA